Sequence from the Miscanthus floridulus cultivar M001 chromosome 16, ASM1932011v1, whole genome shotgun sequence genome:
agcctaatgagaagggtggatgcacactttgctactcttgctttcactaataaggcctctctcttggattctcaaatctcaatcacctcactaggaccttactcttcttggcgctctcaagggtgtttctcagctgttagaaTGAGCTAAAGTAATCCCTTGAgtaaatagaggaagtatttataacccctcattcaaaacaaaccgttatgtgtcactgcagagtgaccagatgctccggtcagttctccccgcaaccaagcagttaagttgtgaccggacactgaccaacgtccggtcagcactgatcggacgcgtccggtcacaaaaactgccctctggaaccttactgatgttgaccggactctggaacccagcgtccggtcactttgctgctcagcgtccggtcagtagctggaagctgaccagcatccgatcagcacgtccgatcaggattctccctctctgggaccttactggagttgaccggattctggcacccagcatctggtcacatttCTCTCAGCGTCCGGCCACAtacagacgacttcaccttgatcaaataaactgaccaaactctgcgccagcgtccggtcacaccggaactagtgtccgatcaacatttgaccctccattcacttccaactcgcaatcatatgtaaatgaagttcgctccaattgatctaagggctatttaggagctaactagtgctagatttgacaagtatgcaccacacctaatccactagactcacctaggtcaagctacccgtccataccccccttaatagtacggccaaagaaaaaacaaagtcctaaactactctaagtgtctctttaataccaaacgacacttagaactagtccatccttaaccttgtcgtccatcctttgaaaaccgaaacgatttccattgtaggggcatgacaaccatgattgcccaatcaattttcattatcatgacctaacttaattgcatctgcaaaacacacgttagtcacagtaatcacgtattgtcattaatcaccgaaacccaactaggggcctagatgctttcataaataaaatcgaataaaactcacggaatcaccgacaggcaaataatcaccgcataaAGACACtagaaggcaagtaaataaaatagaataaaactGAAAGAGAATTATGGGAAGAGAAAGAAATTTATTGGAATATCACTACACAATGATCATGATCGTGATCCAAATCTTGTTCGTCATCCTTCGCGTTGCGTGTTGACAATAAATACTTTTTTCCCAAAAAATAATTGTTGTCATGCCTCATGTGGGCTAGGATATTGTAAGTCCGAGTATACATGTTTTAGGCAAGGCAGAGCATGGATAAATTCAATTCGATGCCTAGCAATAAATTTTCAGCCTTTGAGGTAACTGATGTTTGTCGTAACTTTCAGACAACAAGCTCCAAGcctagcttttatttcagattcattacgACAATGAATGTGTTTCTACTTGATTTTGACTTGGCTAACAAACATCTCATTCAATTTATGTTGCACCCATTGCAATGCACGGACACTCATCTAGTGTTGAGAAAAATCGTGAGCGAGGTGTCAtctgtaacatcccggcccagggcttaacaggattaataggatactcataccaacaagttgcaactttttttccggaagcccatctctaaagaactttgaggttaagcgtgcttggtctagagcaatttcaggatgggtgaccgactGGGAAATCCTTCCCGGGTgcacatgagtgaggacaaagtgcgcagaaaagacttgtgtgggtctatgagggcagtctatgtcctaaaaaaactgccagatgtaagcgggctcgGCATTGTAgtggcgggacgttacagaatagtatcagagccgactctcgtggtttcacgggcgcgtgtgtcgtagttgcgcaggcatggtgcgcatggctggtgtggacctagagtggtcacccagcatggcaaatgcgctggcactggacacacggacgtagccaagaggggacgttcctggcttgggattgaccgacgaggacgtcggtctcttaagggggtgaggatgtaacatcccggcccagggcttaacaggattaataggatactcataccaacaagttgcaacttcttttccggaagcccatctctaaagaactctgaggttaagcgtgcttggtctagagcaatttcaggatgggtgaccgactGAGAAAtccttcccgggtgcgcatgagtgaggacaaagtgcgcagaaaagacttgtgttggtctgtgaggacagtctatgtcctagaaaaactgccagatgtaagcgggctcggccttgtagaggcgggacgttacatcaTCGGCAATGGAAAACATGCATGTTTCATATCTTGCTGCCGTCCTTCTCTCGTGGATCCACGTGTCAATCAAAATGGGTAGAAAATTTTTTAGGTAATGAATGATTTCCATTTCCTACGCTCCTTTATAGCATAGATAGACTAGTAAGATACTACGAAAAGAGCGAGTTCCCTTGACCCTTGTGCAGTTGTGCGGTTGTGCCTATTTGTTATGCCACTATAGCTGAAGCAGAGGTCAGAAGTGAAAGCATGAACACGGCAGCTAAAGTAGCAGAGCAAATCTAGCAAACATACACTATATATGCATGTACAGTTGGCAAGGTCTAGCAACTCCTAATCAAAGAAAGAAACACAGCAAACATGATCATGGTTCAAAAATAAAAGAGACGAAGATCAGAAGTAAGGACAACATAAGCATACCAGTAACCCAGCAATTTAGTCTTCTAGAGTGGCGGGTAATATTTCATATTGAATCCTCTCCACTAATCCATGCAACAGTATTTCTGTCTCTACATACCACACTCCAATTTTCATCACACTCATAACAGTCTAGACAAATCTTAATGGCTTGACTTTTCGGGTGCCTGCTGATGGCGTCTCTCCATGCAGATTCTATTTTGGACCCCTGATCGCATTTGGCATGTATAACCAAGCGCAAGGAGATCTTTTCAAGGCTAGCAAGGTGCTCGATGCCACTAACTAGACTGCCCTCTTGCAGTTGGATCGCACCTCGTCCACGACCATCAAGATGTATGTACAGTCTCAGTAGCAGTGGCATTGCTGCTGGCTCAAACTCGAGGCATGACAGATCACAAGAAAAACGGAAATGCTTCAGGCTAGGGAATGTGTTTCGATGGATAATGATATTTTTCTCTGTTGTTATAGCTATTAACCTGAGGTGGATGAGGCAGGGCAACTGCGCAAGAGACTGGATGTCATCACTCCGAAGCTCCTGGACTTCTAGATACAAATCGGCCAACCTGTCAGCATGCGCAATCCAGTCTAGAACCTTGGGTATTGAGCAGAACAACTGAAGCCTCTGCAGATGCCGTGGACATGCCAAGCAACTACTCCAGAATTCTGCTGAGGGGGCACTGTCACCAGACCAAACCACAAACTCCAGATAGCGGAGGTTGCTGTTCCCAAGCTTGTCAATAGAGGCAGCCAGGATTGTCTCATGATTATTTTCTACCCCACCTGGCCTAGAGTAACCATATATCACCGAAAGATTCCTAAGATTGGTCAACTCACCGAGATCTCTGATGCACTCTATGGAATTAGTCCCAATGTCAAAAAAGGATAGGTCACGTAGGTTGCACAGCTTGCTAAGACCGTTTTTGAACGCTACCCGTCCTGGCAAACTAAGATACCTTAGAGATGTCAAGGAACTAAAATCCGATAGTTGTTGATCAAGATAGAACCTAGACTGGGACATATCTAAGGTCATCAAATGCTTTAGTTTGCCAAATTTCTTTGGCAGCTCAACACGAAAGTTCCGGACCCTTAGATACCTCAGCAGAAAAAGGTGATTTATAGCAGACAGATCAATACACATAGGCTCCATAGAAAAGCTATGTTCCATGCCCAAGACTCTCAACAGCCCAAACCTCAAAAGTGGAGGCATACACTTAGCCGCAGGGAAGGAAATATATGACCGAACTTGTGATGCACTCATACTCTCGACTGTCAGGGCCATGTCTCTGTCATGGAATCGATGGCTGATCCGGCGAACTTGTGATGCTCCATTTATGTGAAACTTATCAATTATAGCGATGAAATTTTCGTCTTTGCACTTTGATACAATAAGCTCAAGCATTAGGTCATGAACTTGACATTTCCACACATTACCAAAGTCATCTTCATCGAAGCAAGGTTGGATCATACTTCTATTGATGAGTTCATTGAAACAGTTCTCAGCAGCTTCCTCCAGATCTAAACCATGCTTTTCCATAACAAATCCTTCAGCTATCCATTTTCTCAGCAAATCTTCCTTGGGGATTTCAAAGTCTTCGGGATACGTACCAAGATATAGCAAGCATGTCTTGTGCTCATGGGACAGGTCATTGTAGCTAAGACTTAGCACATGCCTCAACCATTCCAGTGTAGGATTTGTGCCCAACTCAGAACCCAACGAATTATGTATTTTCTCCCATATCTCGACGTGCATGTGGTTAGCCAAAAGGCTGGAAATGCTAGTAATTGCCAACGGTACCCCTTTACATTTGCTTAACATGTCATCTGAAATCTCTCTGAATTGCTCAGGACAGTTATCTTCTATGTCAAATAGTCGTTTGAAAAACAACCTTCTTGAGTGAATCTTATTAAGGGGTTGCATCTGGTATACATGGCCTTGACTTGGAAAGCAGCAGGCTGCACCAACGTCTTGAATACGTGTGGTAGTTATCACTCTGCTGCCATTATTATTTTCCACAAAAGCGCACCCAATACTGCGCCAATCTTTGATGCTCCATAGGTCATCAATTATGACGAAGTACCTGCAAAGTAAGTAACTTTTAAGTCAGTTCCAATTGCAACACAATATGACAAAATAAATGAGTAATATGTCACTTAAATAAGAAGGAACCTTATGTT
This genomic interval carries:
- the LOC136513049 gene encoding disease resistance protein RGA5-like isoform X1 — translated: MAGMAVSAATGVLSSLLSKLSELLTEQYMQRKGVRRDIEFLCRELTDMNAALEKLSGMEKLDVQTKVWRDKVREMAYDIEDCIDIFMHKLGLGQGDDKDGLFHKIVGKVRELRMHYQLANMIQDIKTRVEEQSKIRDRYRIDESISTSRVVVEVDPRLPALFEDAKRLVGIDGPREEISKLLMGEGGSHSGQLKVLSIVGFGGLGKTTLANQVYSKLKNEFECTAFVSVSRTPHMPKIFKDILSRVGYRGTEMENDVQKLIEILRATLKNKRYFVIIDDLWSIKDWRSIGCAFVENNNGSRVITTTRIQDVGAACCFPSQGHVYQMQPLNKIHSRRLFFKRLFDIEDNCPEQFREISDDMLSKCKGVPLAITSISSLLANHMHVEIWEKIHNSLGSELGTNPTLEWLRHVLSLSYNDLSHEHKTCLLYLGTYPEDFEIPKEDLLRKWIAEGFVMEKHGLDLEEAAENCFNELINRSMIQPCFDEDDFGNVWKCQVHDLMLELIVSKCKDENFIAIIDKFHINGASQVRRISHRFHDRDMALTVESMSASQVRSYISFPAAKCMPPLLRFGLLRVLGMEHSFSMEPMCIDLSAINHLFLLRYLRVRNFRVELPKKFGKLKHLMTLDMSQSRFYLDQQLSDFSSLTSLRYLSLPGRVAFKNGLSKLCNLRDLSFFDIGTNSIECIRDLGELTNLRNLSVIYGYSRPGGVENNHETILAASIDKLGNSNLRYLEFVVWSGDSAPSAEFWSSCLACPRHLQRLQLFCSIPKVLDWIAHADRLADLYLEVQELRSDDIQSLAQLPCLIHLRLIAITTEKNIIIHRNTFPSLKHFRFSCDLSCLEFEPAAMPLLLRLYIHLDGRGRGAIQLQEGSLVSGIEHLASLEKISLRLVIHAKCDQGSKIESAWRDAISRHPKSQAIKICLDCYECDENWSVVCRDRNTVAWISGEDSI
- the LOC136513049 gene encoding disease resistance protein RGA5-like isoform X2, translated to MAGMAVSAATGVLSSLLSKLSELLTEQYMQRKGVRRDIEFLCRELTDMNAALEKLSGMEKLDVQTKVWRDKVREMAYDIEDCIDIFMHKLGLGQGDDKDGLFHKIVGKVRELRMHYQLANMIQDIKTRVEEQSKIRDRYRIDESISTSRVVVEVDPRLPALFEDAKRLVGIDGPREEISKLLMGEGGSHSGQLKVLSIVGFGGLGKTTLANQVYSKLKNEFECTAFVSVSRTPHMPKIFKDILSRVGYRGTEMENDVQKLIEILRATLKNKRYFVIIDDLWSIKDWRSIGCAFVENNNGSRVITTTRIQDVGAACCFPSQGHVYQMQPLNKIHSRRLFFKRLFDIEDNCPEQFREISDDMLSKCKGVPLAITSISSLLANHMHVEIWEKIHNSLGSELGTNPTLEWLRHVLSLSYNDLSHEHKTCLLYLGTYPEDFEIPKEDLLRKWIAEGFVMEKHGLDLEEAAENCFNELINRSMIQPCFDEDDFGNVWKCQVHDLMLELIVSKCKDENFIAIIDKFHINGASQVRRISHRFHDRDMALTVESMSASQVRSYISFPAAKCMPPLLRFGLLRVLGMEHSFSMEPMCIDLSAINHLFLLRYLRVRNFRVELPKKFGKLKHLMTLDMSQSRFYLDQQLSDFSSLTSLRYLSLPGRVAFKNGLSKLCNLRDLSFFDIGTNSIECIRDLGELTNLRNLSVIYGYSRPGGVENNHETILAASIDKLGNSNLRYLEFVVWSGDSAPSAEFWSSCLACPRHLQRLQLFCSIPKVLDWIAHADRLADLYLEVQELRSDDIQSLAQLPCLIHLSNATATETVHTS